Proteins from a genomic interval of Lysobacter arenosi:
- a CDS encoding alpha/beta hydrolase family protein produces the protein MKRVALLAALVALMPVAPVMAADGGIDVGDYVKKDEFTDVKLSPGGEYYAATVPLADRTALAVIERGTNKITGSFKLGRNAHVADFDWISRDRLLISLSDRFGELEQPLMTGELIAMNADGSKTEMLAGFRVDDGGLGTTIKPKKGSDSIGAFPIAAPYKESRTALVQVVPFSADPYPAIESIDVFSGRRARVAVSPVRRATFFTDNRGEVRFVAGSESDNVRKLYYRSGEGDGWALFGMEDSKGRFEYPIGFSADDKVVYLIAEQPKGPDKIVALDLASRERKIVLGDDNVDPEQIIYRNGTRIPLGAFFMDGKPRTAFIDETVPEAKLYHSLESAFAGSSVEITSQTSDGSLALIRVSSDLNPGDFYLFDTVNKKAAHVLARRQWFDPDKMSPMQAVKLAARDGLELQGYLTTPRGSSGKGLPLVVMPHGGPFGIQDAWGFNDEAQMLAAAGYAVLQVNYRGSGGYGLAFRQAGAQEWGGTMQDDLTDATKWAIAQGVANKDRICLYGASYGGYAALMGVAKEPTLYRCAAGYVGVYDLPKMVADDKRVLTRWGNWSMDWVGKPADLGAVSPNRMADRIKVPVFLAAGGEDTTAPIEHSKMMEQALRKAGTPVESLYFDTEGHGFYLPEHKSEYYTRLLAFLSRSLGGAVAATGAGDAKSAK, from the coding sequence ATGAAGCGAGTTGCATTGCTGGCAGCGCTGGTTGCGCTGATGCCGGTCGCGCCTGTGATGGCCGCCGATGGCGGGATCGACGTTGGCGACTACGTCAAGAAGGACGAGTTCACCGACGTGAAACTCTCGCCCGGTGGCGAGTACTACGCGGCAACCGTGCCGTTGGCTGACCGCACTGCACTGGCGGTCATCGAGCGCGGCACCAACAAGATCACCGGGTCGTTCAAGCTCGGGCGTAACGCGCACGTCGCCGACTTCGACTGGATCAGTCGCGATCGCCTGCTGATCAGCCTCTCCGACCGCTTCGGTGAGCTGGAGCAGCCGCTGATGACCGGCGAGCTGATCGCGATGAACGCCGACGGCAGCAAGACCGAGATGCTCGCCGGCTTCCGGGTCGACGATGGCGGCCTGGGCACGACGATCAAACCCAAGAAGGGCAGCGACAGCATCGGCGCATTCCCGATCGCTGCACCGTACAAGGAAAGTCGAACCGCACTGGTCCAGGTCGTGCCGTTCAGTGCCGATCCGTATCCGGCGATCGAGAGCATCGATGTCTTCAGCGGCCGGCGCGCACGCGTTGCCGTTTCGCCGGTGCGGCGCGCCACCTTCTTCACCGACAACCGTGGCGAGGTCCGCTTCGTCGCCGGGTCCGAGTCCGACAACGTCCGCAAGCTCTACTACCGTTCCGGTGAAGGCGACGGCTGGGCGCTGTTCGGCATGGAGGACAGCAAGGGCCGCTTCGAATATCCGATCGGATTCTCCGCCGACGACAAAGTGGTCTACCTGATCGCCGAACAGCCCAAGGGACCCGACAAGATCGTCGCGCTGGACCTTGCCAGCCGCGAACGCAAGATTGTGCTCGGGGATGACAACGTCGACCCGGAGCAGATCATCTACCGCAACGGCACGCGCATTCCGCTCGGCGCGTTCTTCATGGACGGCAAGCCGCGCACCGCCTTCATCGACGAGACGGTGCCGGAAGCCAAGCTTTACCACAGCCTGGAATCGGCGTTCGCCGGCAGCAGCGTCGAAATCACCTCGCAGACGTCCGATGGCAGCCTGGCGCTGATCCGCGTCTCCAGCGACCTCAATCCGGGTGACTTCTACCTGTTTGACACCGTCAACAAGAAGGCGGCGCATGTGCTGGCGCGCCGGCAGTGGTTCGATCCCGACAAGATGTCGCCGATGCAGGCGGTCAAGCTGGCCGCGCGCGATGGCCTCGAGTTGCAGGGCTACCTGACCACGCCGCGGGGCAGCAGCGGCAAGGGCCTGCCGCTGGTGGTGATGCCGCACGGCGGTCCGTTTGGCATCCAGGATGCGTGGGGCTTCAACGACGAGGCGCAGATGCTGGCCGCCGCCGGCTACGCCGTGCTGCAGGTCAACTACCGTGGTTCCGGCGGATACGGCCTGGCCTTCAGGCAGGCCGGTGCGCAGGAGTGGGGCGGCACGATGCAGGACGATCTGACCGATGCCACGAAGTGGGCGATCGCGCAGGGCGTGGCCAACAAGGATCGCATCTGCCTTTACGGTGCCAGCTACGGCGGCTATGCCGCGCTGATGGGCGTGGCCAAGGAACCGACGCTGTACCGCTGCGCGGCGGGCTACGTGGGCGTGTACGACCTTCCGAAGATGGTGGCCGACGACAAGCGCGTCCTCACCCGCTGGGGCAACTGGTCCATGGATTGGGTAGGCAAGCCGGCGGACCTGGGTGCGGTATCGCCCAACCGCATGGCGGACCGGATCAAGGTGCCGGTGTTCCTGGCCGCCGGTGGCGAGGACACGACCGCCCCGATCGAGCACAGCAAGATGATGGAACAGGCGCTGCGCAAGGCCGGCACGCCTGTCGAGTCACTGTACTTCGACACCGAAGGCCACGGCTTCTATCTGCCCGAGCACAAGAGCGAGTACTACACCCGCCTGCTGGCCTTCCTGTCGCGCAGCCTCGGCGGCGCGGTGGCGGCGACCGGCGCTGGCGACGCCAAGTCGGCGAAGTAA
- a CDS encoding peptide MFS transporter, whose amino-acid sequence MSTIAAPAVPGDVVIRDARDELFGHPKGVYVCFFTEMWERFSFYGMKALLLLYLLQHHKFGDRSGLDVLGAYGGLVYCLPVVGGLLADRFLGMRKAVVFGGLLLVAGHLGMAVEGHAATITNGVVVRDEGSLRVFYLSLSLIILGVGFLKPNISTIVGRLYPDNDPRRDSGFSLFYAGINLGALFASLVCGYLGQTLGWNWGFGAAGIGMLLGLGQFLWGQKYLHGHAEPPDPARLRERVFGLPREWAIYLGTMLGLVPVAALMWAVANGRFALGGEVSLALLLMLLVMLAVLAWFAWFVTARCTQVQRQQMISLLAMIFMCLVFFTLYEQTYGSWVTFTDRMLTKDVAPSLVIREGTPWPWSTISLLLAPLAFMVSAALSDRHPESRMPKVLFASAVLVMLVFLLRDCLVLPQTAGSLTYLGALFLVLLAPLFGRLWDVLDRRGMDPSKPVKSAFGLLFAGLSFIPLAMAAQQAGASGEVASVWWLVLAYLVLEIGEMCLAPVGLAAVTQLSVKSVVSLMMGTWFLATAFSETLAALFGKLAAIDIPEGTTLDFAVAGSKYESLFWLMMWIGIGWAVVALIASPMLRRMMHGVK is encoded by the coding sequence ATGTCCACCATCGCTGCCCCGGCCGTCCCCGGCGACGTCGTCATCCGCGACGCCCGCGATGAGCTCTTCGGCCACCCCAAGGGCGTCTACGTCTGTTTCTTCACCGAGATGTGGGAGCGCTTCTCCTTCTACGGCATGAAGGCGCTGCTGCTGCTGTACCTGCTGCAGCACCACAAATTCGGCGACCGCTCCGGCCTGGACGTGCTCGGCGCCTACGGCGGCCTGGTCTACTGCCTGCCCGTGGTCGGTGGCCTGCTGGCCGACCGTTTCCTGGGCATGCGCAAGGCGGTGGTGTTCGGCGGCCTGCTGCTGGTCGCCGGCCATCTGGGCATGGCGGTGGAAGGCCATGCCGCGACGATCACCAACGGCGTGGTGGTGCGCGACGAAGGCTCGCTGCGGGTGTTCTACCTGTCGCTGTCGCTGATCATCCTCGGTGTAGGTTTCCTCAAGCCCAACATCTCCACGATCGTCGGGCGCCTGTATCCCGACAACGATCCGCGCCGCGATTCGGGCTTCTCGCTGTTCTACGCCGGCATCAACCTGGGCGCGCTCTTCGCCTCGCTGGTGTGCGGCTACCTCGGCCAGACGCTGGGCTGGAACTGGGGCTTCGGCGCGGCCGGCATCGGCATGCTGCTGGGCCTGGGGCAGTTCCTGTGGGGCCAGAAGTACCTGCACGGCCACGCCGAACCGCCGGACCCTGCACGCCTGCGTGAGCGTGTGTTCGGCCTGCCGCGCGAGTGGGCGATCTACCTGGGCACGATGCTGGGCCTGGTACCGGTCGCGGCGCTGATGTGGGCCGTGGCCAACGGCCGCTTCGCCCTCGGTGGCGAGGTTTCGCTGGCGCTGCTGTTGATGCTGCTGGTGATGCTGGCGGTGCTGGCCTGGTTCGCCTGGTTCGTCACTGCGCGGTGCACGCAAGTGCAACGGCAGCAGATGATCTCGTTGCTGGCGATGATCTTCATGTGCCTGGTGTTCTTCACCCTGTACGAGCAGACCTATGGCTCGTGGGTCACCTTCACCGATCGCATGCTGACCAAGGACGTGGCGCCGTCGCTGGTGATCCGCGAAGGTACGCCGTGGCCGTGGTCGACGATTTCGCTGCTGCTGGCGCCGCTGGCGTTCATGGTCTCGGCGGCGCTGTCGGACCGCCATCCCGAGTCGCGCATGCCCAAGGTGCTGTTCGCATCGGCCGTGCTGGTGATGCTGGTATTCCTGCTGCGCGACTGCCTGGTGCTGCCGCAGACGGCCGGCTCGCTGACCTACCTGGGCGCGTTGTTCCTGGTGCTGCTGGCACCGCTGTTCGGTCGCCTGTGGGATGTGCTCGACCGCCGCGGCATGGACCCGTCCAAGCCGGTGAAGTCGGCCTTCGGCCTGTTGTTCGCGGGACTGAGCTTCATCCCGCTGGCGATGGCAGCACAGCAAGCCGGCGCATCGGGCGAAGTCGCCAGCGTGTGGTGGCTGGTATTGGCCTACCTGGTGCTGGAGATCGGCGAAATGTGCCTGGCACCTGTCGGCCTGGCGGCGGTGACGCAGTTGTCGGTCAAGAGCGTGGTCAGCCTGATGATGGGCACGTGGTTCCTCGCCACCGCATTCTCGGAAACCCTGGCCGCTCTGTTCGGCAAGCTCGCCGCGATCGACATCCCCGAAGGCACCACGCTCGACTTCGCCGTCGCCGGCAGCAAGTACGAAAGCCTGTTCTGGCTGATGATGTGGATCGGTATCGGCTGGGCCGTGGTCGCACTGATCGCTTCGCCGATGCTGCGACGGATGATGCACGGCGTGAAGTAA
- a CDS encoding OPT family oligopeptide transporter, protein MTSTSLSDTAPRTELTVRSLILGVVITLLFTAANVFFGLKAGLTFATSIPAAVISMALLRNFKDSTIQENNIVQTVASSAGTLSSIIFVLPGLVMIGWWTGFPYWESFAICALGGILGVMYSIPLRRALVTNSDLPYPEGVACAEVLKVGSGGDSSTASGVEESRYGLLAVVWGSVVAAAFSLIVATRIFGSNVGAYFRLGGDRGGVTGFDFTLSMALLAVGHLVGLWVGVAMGVGALIAWGWAVPHYSALAATAGPAADLGQATWATYVRFIGAGTIGVAAIWTLAKLVKPVVSGLSSAMAASRIRKAGQAGSLPRQEQDIPIGVVGLISIACFIPIAFLLGHFALGSGLGEHMWKLVIGGLLYVIVMSFLVSAVCGYMAGLIGSSNSPLSGIGILVVIGAALLLVFGIKPLLAPGNEKGLVAFALFVTAVVFAVATIANNNLQDLKTGQLVDATPSKQQWALVVGVLAGAAIIPPILDLLNQAYGFTGAPGAVPGRALAAPQAGLISALAQGVILGNIDWSLIRIGAYIGAGLIVIDIILRRTTKSAHLSPLAVGLGIYLPTSATLMVVVGAVIGWLYDRRAERSAKPESTKQMGVLLASGMIVGEGLIGVAIAAIVAFSGEDFPLGLVGDGFAGPAVWIGGAAFVAAVFVLYRWAERVSAKAAAA, encoded by the coding sequence GTGACCAGCACCAGCCTGTCCGACACCGCGCCGCGTACCGAACTGACTGTACGCAGCCTCATCCTCGGCGTCGTCATCACGCTGCTGTTCACCGCGGCCAACGTGTTCTTCGGCCTCAAGGCCGGCCTGACCTTCGCCACGTCGATTCCGGCGGCGGTGATATCGATGGCCCTGCTGCGCAATTTCAAGGACTCCACGATCCAGGAAAACAACATCGTGCAGACCGTCGCCTCCTCGGCGGGCACGCTGTCGTCGATCATCTTCGTCCTGCCGGGCCTGGTGATGATCGGCTGGTGGACCGGCTTCCCCTACTGGGAGTCGTTCGCGATCTGCGCCCTGGGCGGCATCCTCGGCGTGATGTATTCGATCCCGCTGCGGCGCGCGCTGGTGACCAATTCCGACCTGCCGTATCCGGAAGGCGTGGCCTGTGCCGAGGTGCTGAAGGTTGGCAGCGGCGGTGACTCCTCCACGGCATCGGGCGTCGAGGAAAGCCGCTACGGTTTGCTGGCGGTGGTCTGGGGCTCGGTCGTGGCCGCGGCGTTTTCGCTGATCGTCGCCACCCGCATCTTCGGTTCCAATGTTGGCGCCTACTTCCGCCTCGGCGGCGACCGCGGCGGCGTCACCGGTTTCGATTTCACCCTGTCGATGGCGCTGCTCGCGGTCGGCCACCTGGTTGGCCTGTGGGTTGGCGTGGCGATGGGCGTGGGCGCGCTGATCGCCTGGGGCTGGGCCGTGCCGCACTACTCGGCACTGGCCGCCACGGCGGGTCCTGCGGCCGACCTGGGCCAGGCGACGTGGGCAACCTACGTGCGCTTCATCGGTGCCGGCACCATTGGCGTGGCCGCGATCTGGACGCTGGCCAAACTGGTCAAGCCGGTCGTCAGCGGCCTGTCCTCGGCGATGGCCGCCTCGCGCATTCGCAAGGCCGGCCAGGCCGGTTCATTGCCGCGCCAGGAACAGGACATCCCGATCGGCGTCGTCGGCCTGATCTCCATCGCCTGCTTCATCCCGATCGCCTTCCTGCTGGGCCACTTCGCCCTCGGCAGCGGCCTGGGCGAGCACATGTGGAAGCTGGTCATCGGCGGCCTGCTCTACGTCATCGTGATGAGCTTCCTGGTGTCGGCGGTGTGCGGCTACATGGCCGGCCTGATCGGCTCGTCCAACAGCCCGCTGTCGGGCATCGGCATCCTGGTGGTGATCGGCGCGGCGCTGTTGCTGGTCTTCGGCATCAAGCCGCTGCTGGCGCCGGGCAACGAGAAGGGCCTGGTCGCGTTCGCGCTGTTCGTCACCGCGGTGGTGTTTGCGGTGGCGACCATCGCCAACAACAACCTGCAGGACCTCAAGACCGGGCAACTGGTCGACGCCACACCGTCCAAGCAGCAGTGGGCACTGGTCGTCGGCGTGCTGGCCGGCGCGGCGATCATTCCGCCGATCCTCGACCTGCTCAACCAGGCTTACGGCTTCACCGGTGCGCCGGGTGCGGTGCCGGGCCGCGCGCTGGCCGCGCCGCAGGCTGGCCTGATTTCGGCGCTGGCGCAGGGCGTGATCCTGGGCAACATCGACTGGAGCCTGATCCGCATCGGCGCCTACATCGGCGCCGGCCTCATCGTCATCGACATCATCCTGCGCCGGACCACCAAGTCGGCGCACCTGTCGCCGCTGGCGGTCGGCCTAGGCATCTACCTGCCGACCTCGGCGACGCTGATGGTGGTGGTCGGCGCGGTCATCGGCTGGCTCTACGACCGCCGTGCCGAGCGCAGCGCCAAGCCCGAGTCGACCAAGCAGATGGGCGTGCTGCTGGCCTCGGGCATGATCGTCGGCGAAGGCCTGATCGGCGTGGCGATCGCAGCGATCGTGGCGTTCTCCGGGGAAGACTTCCCGCTGGGCCTGGTCGGCGACGGCTTCGCCGGTCCGGCGGTGTGGATCGGCGGCGCGGCATTCGTCGCGGCGGTGTTCGTGCTGTATCGCTGGGCCGAGCGCGTCAGCGCGAAGGCCGCCGCGGCCTGA
- a CDS encoding alpha/beta hydrolase family protein, with the protein MTFRRALLPLMLAAALSPLAASAAPRGFEVRDMATLDRVSSPTLSPDGRRVVFAKRVVDFAANKGASSLWIEDLFARDAAPPVRLTPEGWNVNSPSFSADGKTVYFLSAKSGSSQLYSIPASGGTPKQLTAFSTDVGGYKLSPDGKRIAFNAEVFADCKGDFACSAKRLDDKGKQKNSGMLFDRIFIRHWDAWNDGRLNRLFVTAVTDKPATTATLVSFDVIGDVPSRPFGDSSEYTWAPDGQSLVFSARIADAKEPTSTNFDLYQVSADGTGTAKNLTTANPAWDTGATFSADGKTLYYRAMKRPGFEADRFALIALDLASGQRREIAPQWDRSADGITLSADGKSIYTTATDMGEHPLFAVDIASGKASKLIGEGSVSAIDLAGPTLALTRNSLKSGDVLYTTSSDATAPLRAITATTGETLKDVAFGDFEQFNFKGWNGDTVHGYVVKPWNYVEGKKYPVAFLIHGGPQGSFGNGWSYRWNPQTYAGQGYAVVMIDFHGSTGYGQAFTDAISQHWGDRPLEDLQKGWAAAQQKYGFLNGDKACALGASYGGFMVNWIAGNWNQPWKCLVNHDGVFDQRMMGFATEELWFTEWEQGGTAIDKAANYEKFNPVNHVKDWRVPMLVVHGQLDFRIPVEQGIGAFTTLQLKGIESKFLYFPDENHWVLKPQNSVQWHDTVNAWLKQHIGE; encoded by the coding sequence ATGACGTTTCGCCGCGCCCTTCTGCCGCTGATGTTGGCGGCCGCGCTGTCCCCCCTTGCCGCCTCGGCCGCCCCGCGTGGCTTCGAAGTCCGCGACATGGCCACCCTCGACCGCGTCTCGTCGCCGACCCTGTCGCCCGACGGCCGTCGCGTCGTGTTCGCCAAGCGCGTGGTCGATTTCGCCGCCAACAAGGGTGCCTCGTCGTTGTGGATCGAGGACCTGTTCGCGCGCGATGCCGCGCCGCCGGTGCGACTGACGCCGGAAGGCTGGAACGTCAACTCGCCGAGCTTCTCGGCCGACGGCAAGACCGTCTATTTCCTCAGCGCCAAGTCGGGCAGCTCGCAGCTGTACTCGATCCCGGCCAGCGGCGGCACGCCGAAGCAGCTGACCGCGTTTTCCACCGACGTGGGCGGTTACAAGCTCTCGCCCGATGGCAAGCGCATCGCCTTCAACGCCGAAGTTTTCGCCGACTGCAAGGGCGACTTCGCCTGCTCGGCCAAGCGCCTGGACGACAAGGGCAAGCAGAAGAACAGCGGCATGCTGTTCGACCGCATCTTCATCCGCCACTGGGACGCCTGGAACGACGGTCGCCTCAACCGCCTGTTCGTGACGGCGGTGACCGACAAGCCGGCAACCACGGCGACGCTGGTCAGCTTTGATGTGATCGGCGACGTGCCGTCGCGTCCGTTCGGTGACAGCAGCGAATACACCTGGGCGCCGGACGGGCAGAGCCTGGTGTTCAGCGCTCGCATCGCCGACGCCAAGGAACCGACTTCGACCAACTTCGACCTCTACCAGGTCAGTGCCGACGGTACCGGCACGGCGAAGAACCTGACCACGGCCAATCCCGCCTGGGACACCGGCGCCACGTTCAGCGCCGACGGCAAGACCCTCTACTACCGCGCGATGAAGCGCCCGGGCTTTGAGGCCGACCGCTTCGCGCTGATCGCGCTCGACCTGGCCAGCGGCCAGCGTCGCGAGATCGCACCGCAGTGGGACCGCTCGGCGGACGGCATCACCCTGTCGGCCGACGGCAAGAGCATCTATACGACCGCGACCGACATGGGCGAGCACCCGCTGTTCGCCGTCGACATCGCCAGCGGCAAGGCCAGCAAGCTGATCGGCGAAGGCAGTGTGTCGGCCATCGACCTGGCCGGCCCGACGCTGGCGCTGACGCGCAACTCGCTCAAGAGCGGCGACGTGCTGTACACCACCAGCAGCGATGCCACCGCGCCGCTGCGCGCGATCACCGCGACCACCGGCGAAACGCTGAAGGACGTCGCGTTCGGCGACTTCGAGCAGTTCAACTTCAAGGGCTGGAACGGCGACACCGTGCACGGCTACGTGGTCAAGCCGTGGAACTACGTCGAGGGCAAGAAGTACCCGGTCGCGTTCCTGATCCACGGCGGCCCGCAGGGCAGCTTCGGCAACGGCTGGAGCTACCGCTGGAACCCGCAGACGTACGCGGGCCAGGGCTACGCGGTGGTCATGATCGACTTCCACGGTTCCACCGGTTACGGCCAGGCATTCACCGACGCGATCAGCCAGCACTGGGGCGACCGCCCGCTGGAAGACCTGCAGAAGGGCTGGGCCGCGGCGCAGCAGAAGTACGGCTTCCTCAACGGCGACAAGGCTTGCGCGCTGGGCGCCAGCTACGGCGGCTTCATGGTCAACTGGATCGCCGGCAACTGGAACCAGCCGTGGAAGTGCCTGGTCAACCACGACGGCGTGTTCGACCAGCGCATGATGGGCTTCGCCACCGAAGAGCTTTGGTTCACCGAGTGGGAGCAGGGCGGCACCGCGATCGACAAGGCCGCCAACTACGAGAAGTTCAACCCGGTCAACCACGTCAAGGATTGGCGAGTGCCGATGCTGGTCGTGCACGGCCAGCTCGACTTCCGCATTCCGGTGGAGCAGGGCATCGGCGCCTTCACCACGCTGCAGCTCAAGGGCATCGAGTCGAAGTTCCTGTACTTCCCGGACGAGAACCATTGGGTGCTCAAGCCGCAGAACTCGGTGCAGTGGCATGACACGGTCAATGCCTGGCTGAAGCAGCACATCGGCGAGTAA
- a CDS encoding NAD(P)H-dependent flavin oxidoreductase, producing MWHDNDFTRRLGLRYPIVQGPFGGGLSSIDLMVAVSEAGGLGSFGAHHLAPEKLGDLTRQIRARTQRPFALNLWVSNQDPGGDRLSADQFAAAIERFRPYYDALGMTPPPMPERYGQRFEDQVQAMLDAAPPVMSFVFGIPSPAILSECRSRGIATMGTITTIDEAIAMDQAGVDVIVATGFEAGGHRVSFLRSAEESLTGTLALIPQVADRVSRPVIAAGGIADGRGVAAALTLGAQGVQIGTAFLACEESGTNELHRRMLFTDDAKYTALTRAFSGRLARGIRNRFVEEWEGVAPLPYPIQNWFTGTFKATAAAQGRGDMISLWAGQGAPLLKHRHAQELFDALVAETAALLR from the coding sequence ATGTGGCATGACAACGACTTCACCCGGCGCCTGGGCCTGCGCTATCCGATCGTGCAGGGACCGTTCGGTGGCGGACTGTCTTCGATCGATCTGATGGTCGCCGTTTCCGAGGCCGGTGGCCTGGGCTCGTTCGGCGCGCACCATCTTGCCCCGGAGAAGCTCGGCGATCTCACCCGGCAGATCCGCGCGCGCACGCAGCGGCCGTTCGCGTTGAACCTTTGGGTGTCGAACCAGGATCCCGGCGGCGATCGCCTATCGGCCGACCAGTTCGCTGCCGCCATCGAGCGTTTTCGCCCGTACTACGACGCGCTCGGCATGACGCCACCGCCGATGCCAGAGCGCTACGGCCAGCGCTTCGAGGACCAGGTGCAAGCCATGCTCGATGCAGCGCCGCCGGTGATGAGTTTCGTATTCGGGATCCCCTCCCCGGCAATCCTGTCGGAATGCAGGAGCCGCGGCATCGCCACGATGGGCACCATCACCACGATCGACGAAGCGATCGCGATGGACCAGGCCGGCGTGGACGTGATTGTCGCCACCGGCTTCGAGGCAGGCGGGCATCGGGTGTCGTTCCTGCGCTCGGCCGAAGAGTCGTTGACCGGGACCTTGGCGCTGATCCCGCAGGTAGCCGATCGCGTATCCAGGCCCGTGATCGCCGCCGGTGGCATCGCCGACGGTCGTGGCGTCGCTGCTGCGCTGACACTCGGTGCGCAGGGCGTGCAGATCGGCACGGCGTTCCTGGCCTGCGAGGAATCCGGTACGAACGAGCTGCATCGCAGGATGCTGTTCACCGACGACGCCAAGTACACCGCACTGACGCGCGCCTTCAGCGGGCGGCTCGCGCGCGGCATCCGCAATCGCTTCGTCGAGGAGTGGGAAGGAGTAGCGCCGCTGCCCTACCCGATCCAGAACTGGTTCACCGGGACGTTCAAGGCGACGGCCGCTGCGCAGGGGCGCGGCGACATGATTTCGCTGTGGGCCGGACAGGGCGCGCCGTTGCTGAAACATCGGCACGCGCAGGAACTGTTTGATGCGCTGGTCGCGGAGACGGCAGCGTTGCTGCGTTGA
- a CDS encoding nucleotide pyrophosphohydrolase, producing the protein MKLSDLEKSALQLNKLYEQLELKRYGRIWSTEELALGFVGDVGDLAKLIQANAGIRTIDDCKAKLGHELSDCLWSIIVLANKCGIDLEAEFVKNTRELAEYVAGELDT; encoded by the coding sequence ATGAAACTGAGTGATCTTGAAAAGTCAGCCTTGCAGCTGAACAAACTCTACGAGCAACTTGAGCTCAAGAGGTATGGGCGCATCTGGAGCACGGAGGAGCTTGCGCTTGGTTTCGTGGGGGACGTAGGCGATCTGGCAAAACTGATCCAGGCAAACGCTGGCATCCGAACCATTGACGACTGCAAAGCGAAACTTGGTCACGAATTGTCGGACTGTTTATGGTCGATCATTGTGCTGGCGAACAAGTGCGGCATCGACCTGGAGGCGGAGTTTGTCAAGAACACCAGGGAGCTGGCCGAGTATGTAGCTGGCGAGCTGGACACATAG
- a CDS encoding DUF6790 family protein, which produces MWFALLVLSLLAASIHVRVRPTGSKAASAELVLVYLLAGYCGFAQIIRAFAILVKGAPLMAHVQFTPGDPAVMWLAFFSLGCGAIGALSIWKRGDFLLAPVVVWAIFWTGTTFAHLRMDEWHGITNSWVGVAWAFATHGLIAVLLVAFYSLSIRRPPVASGQASAA; this is translated from the coding sequence ATGTGGTTTGCACTGCTTGTACTCAGTCTGCTCGCTGCATCCATCCACGTTCGAGTTCGCCCGACAGGTTCCAAAGCCGCCTCGGCAGAGCTTGTGCTGGTCTACCTTCTGGCGGGCTATTGCGGGTTCGCGCAGATCATTCGCGCTTTCGCCATCCTGGTTAAGGGCGCGCCTCTCATGGCGCATGTCCAGTTCACGCCAGGCGATCCGGCCGTGATGTGGCTGGCGTTCTTCAGCCTGGGGTGTGGAGCGATTGGCGCACTCTCCATCTGGAAGCGCGGCGACTTCCTGCTTGCGCCTGTGGTGGTGTGGGCCATCTTCTGGACCGGGACCACATTCGCGCACCTTCGCATGGACGAGTGGCATGGAATCACCAACTCGTGGGTCGGCGTCGCATGGGCGTTCGCCACGCATGGGTTGATCGCCGTCCTGCTGGTCGCGTTCTACTCACTCTCGATCCGGCGTCCGCCGGTTGCATCGGGGCAAGCCTCCGCGGCCTGA
- a CDS encoding DUF1272 domain-containing protein: MRPGCECCNVDLAPDSQDAWICSFECTFCTNCVESKLGGRCPNCGGAFSRRPTRVGGALERNPASTVRVFKPSGCAPAA; the protein is encoded by the coding sequence ATGCGTCCAGGCTGTGAGTGCTGCAATGTTGATCTGGCGCCGGATTCGCAAGACGCCTGGATCTGTTCGTTTGAGTGCACGTTCTGCACGAATTGTGTTGAATCAAAGCTGGGCGGTCGCTGTCCCAACTGCGGGGGGGCGTTCTCCAGGCGTCCCACTCGTGTCGGAGGCGCTCTGGAAAGAAATCCGGCATCGACAGTGCGCGTGTTCAAACCCAGTGGCTGTGCTCCTGCGGCCTGA